Proteins encoded by one window of Cloeon dipterum chromosome 4, ieCloDipt1.1, whole genome shotgun sequence:
- the LOC135944687 gene encoding homeobox protein prospero-like isoform X5, translating into MMSSEEETECFGLYGEKLLKKAKRTRQRVDAGEPRNSYSSIPNFSSRPSFMSAGGIYGAIFSPQQQQQFGGIFGPHSSPPPANSCAANTSGSSFAPSKMLNELLGRQMKQADGAECLMASAVEDNKLNGNNFDMDQVAGNENMLREILQGRKKEIHALEQELRAASEATFSPTNNNNNDIKSDQQSQQGGADEVGGASAGSPANSPGPAHAAGEEREVSDEEEDEMSDADDGKKNKDSDSYHSDSSNNSKEDCMEAESKEKASSSTSSEMKRARVENIVSSMRASPSLPVQVNGCKKRKLYHPQQHDSARYGAAAVAAAAVDDDAEDDAPPVLKQKRVEKDALKSQLRTMQEQLAEMQQKYAQLCNRMELESDCQDDNSVDLEMPTPTAEPETVKEQCTLVDKGSKAAPTAAPPVVVAPGGGPPFAPQPHSHAAPPPAMQNPAAAAAAAAAAMYLGVGHKMFLEQEAQRLKEAAEHHHHQQQQQHHHHQQQQQQQQQHQQHQQQQLQQQQQQQQAAQQQQQQQQQQQPPMPPPAPHHHPCVPPPPPPHHHAHPSSHQLAVAAAAAAAKNAELHERFPGFFRAGNPPMPADLDGLADMLKSEISASLNLLIDTIVSRYAQQRRFLTGPNKQQAEEQLNKDLLLASQLLDRKSPRTKPQKSSAAAMPVSINGVTSSPFPMRPLAGPFDQRVSPSPHQPSAPHHQHHQHQPSELPEQNEAISLVVSTKKKRHKVTDTRITPRTVSRILSQEAPPGTPSSTGATTPVPSGVAAMMDPKYGLVPSTSASTLSSNSPSPRPYHPPPPPMLPVSLPTSVAIPNPSLHESQVFSPYSPFYGQHVSSSPPDRRDAESPLSHPPSMLHPALLAAHGTPDYGRLAAGPNSASQADDRGLDQADSPFDGMQPPLSFSNSRWFPCPTRLTSPVRDSGKKSIRDYLSLLKQDSLGSLSEPFSSTLTPMHLRKAKLMFFWVRYPSSAVLKMYFPDIKFNKNNTAQLVKWFSNFREFYYIQMEKYARQAITEGVKSVDEIHVSLDSEIYRVLNLHYNRNNHIEVCGPQVPPNFRYVVEQTLREFYKAIQTGKDSEQSWKKAIYKVISRLDDPVPEYFKTPNFLEQLE; encoded by the exons ATGATGTCATCTGAGGAGGAGACTGAATGCTTCGGTTTGTACGGTGAAAAACTCCTGAAGAAGGCTAAGCGAACCAGACAGCGTGTTGACGCTGGCGAGCCAAGGAATAGCTACTCGTCGATCCCGAATTTCAGCTCGCGTCCCAGTTTCATGAGTGCCGGCGGAATATACGGCGCTATCTTCagcccgcagcagcagcagcagttcgGCGGCATCTTCGGGCCGCACAGTTCGCCGCCGCCTGCCAACAGTTGCGCTGCCAACACGAGTGGCTCCAGTTTCGCACCTTCCAAAATGCTGAACGAGCTGCTCGGACGGCAGATGAAGCAAGCCGACGGCGCCGAGTGTTTGATGGCCAGTGCGGTGGAAGACAACAAATTGAACGGCAATAATTTCGACATGGATCAAGTGGCAGGTAACGAGAATATGCTGCGCGAAATTCTGCAGGGCCGCAAAAAAGAAATCCATGCCCTGGAGCAGGAACTGCGCGCAGCCTCCGAGGCCACTTTTTCTCccaccaacaacaacaacaacgacATCAAGTCGGACCAGCAATCACAGCAAGGTGGGGCCGACGAGGTGGGTGGCGCCTCGGCAGGAAGCCCGGCCAACTCGCCAGGGCCGGCGCACGCCGCAGGTGAAGAGCGGGAAGTGTCCGACGAGGAGGAGGACGAGATGAGTGACGCCGACGACGGGAAAAAGAATAAGGACTCGGACTCGTATCACTCGGACTCGTCCAACAACTCGAAGGAGGACTGCATGGAGGCCGAGAGCAAAGAAAAGGCGtccagcagcaccagcagtgAAATGAAGCGGGCCCGAGTGGAGAACATTGTGTCGTCGATGCGGGCCTCGCCTTCGCTGCCCGTGCAGGTGAACGGCTGTAAAAAGCGAAAGCTGTACCACCCGCAGCAGCACGACAGCGCGCGCTacggcgccgccgccgtcgccgcggccgccgtcgACGACGACGCCGAGGACGACGCGCCGCCGGTGCTCAAGCAGAAGAGGGTGGAGAAAGACGCCCTCAAGTCGCAACTGCGCACCATGCAGGAGCAGTTGGCCGAAATGCAGCAGAAGTACGCGCAGCTGTGCAACCGCATGGAGCTCGAGTCGGACTGCCAGGACGACAACAGCGTCGACCTGGAAATGCCGACGCCGACGGCCGAACCAGAAACGGTAAAAGAACAATGCACTCTTGTTGATAAGGGCAGTAAGGCGGCGCCCACAGCGGCGCCGCCGGTAGTCGTAGCTCCCGGTGGCGGTCCCCCCTTTGCACCACAGCCGCATTCTCACGCTGCTCCTCCTCCTGCCATGCAGAAtccagccgcagcagccgcagcgGCCGCAGCCGCCATGTACCTGGGCGTCGGGCACAAGATGTTCCTCGAGCAGGAGGCTCAGCGGCTGAAAGAGGCCGCcgagcaccaccaccaccaacagcagcagcagcaccaccatcaccagcagcagcaacaacaacagcagcaacaccAACAGCACCAACAACAGCAgcttcagcagcagcagcagcaacagcaggcggcgcagcaacagcagcagcagcaacaacagcagcagccgccgatGCCGCCCCCGGCGCCGCACCACCACCCGTGCgtgccgcctccaccgccccCGCACCACCATGCCCACCCGTCGTCGCACCAGCTGGCcgtggcggcggccgccgccgcggccaaGAACGCTGAGCTGCACGAGCGCTTCCCGGGCTTCTTCAGGGCCGGCAACCCGCCGATGCCCGCGGACCTGGACGGGCTGGCGGACATGCTCAAGTCGGAGATCAGCGCCTCGCTGAACCTGCTGATCGACACGATCGTGTCGCGGTACGCGCAGCAGCGCCGCTTCCTCACCGGGCCGAACAAGCAGCAGGCCGAGGAGCAACTCAACAAGGACCTGCTGCTGGCGAGCCAGCTGCTCGACCGCAAGTCACCGCGCACCAAG CCGCAGAAAAGCAGTGCAGCAGCCATGCCCGTCTCCATCAACGGAGTCACCTCGTCTCCGTTCCCGATGAGGCCACTCGCGGGCCCCTTCGACCAGCGCGTTTCGCCGTCGCCGCACCAGCCGTCGGCGCCGCACCACCAACACCACCAGCACCAGCCCTCGGAGCTGCCAGAGCAGAACGAGGCCATCAGCCTGGTGGTGAGCACCAAGAAGAAGCGACACAAGGTGACCGACACGCGCATCACGCCGCGCACCGTCTCTCGCATCCTGTCGCAGGAGGCGCCGCCGGGCACGCCGAGCAGCACCGGCGCCACCACGCCGGTGCCCAGCGGCGTCGCCGCCATGATGGACCCCAAGTACGGCCTGGTGCCGTCCACGTCGGCCAGCACCCTCAGCAGCAACAGCCCCTCGCCCAGGCCCTACcacccgccgccgccccccATGCTGCCCGTATCGTTGCCCACCTCGGTGGCCATCCCCAACCCCAGCCTGCACGAGTCGCAGGTCTTTTCGCCCTACAGCCCCTTCTACGGCCAGCACGTATCGTCGTCGCCACCTGACAGACGCGACGCAGAGTCGCCGCTCAGCCACCCGCCCTCGATGCTCCACCCAGCGCTCCTGGCCGCCCACGGCACGCCCGATTACGGCCGCCTGGCCGCCGGGCCCAACTCGGCCTCGCAAGCCGACGACCGCGGCCTCGACCAGGCCGACAGCCCCTTCGACGGAATGCAACCGCCTCTCTCGTTCTCCAACTCGCG TTGGTTCCCGTGTCCTACCAGACTCACCTCGCCGGTTCGAGACTCAGGCAAGAAGTCGATCCGCGACTACCTGAGTCTGCTCAAGCAGGACAGTCTCGGCTCGTTGTCCGAGCCGTTCTCCTCCACCCTCACGCCGATGCACCTGAGAAAGGCAAAGCTCATGTTCTTCTGGGTACGGTACCCCAGCTCGGCAGTGCTAAAGATGTACTTCCCGGACATCAAGTTCAACAAGAACAACACTGCGCAGCTCGTCAAATGGTTCTCCAACTTCAG GGAGTTCTACTACATCCAGATGGAAAAGTATGCCCGCCAGGCCATCACTGAAGGCGTCAAGAGCGTCGACGAGATCCACGTGTCACTCGACTCTGAGATCTACAGGGTTCTCAACCTGCACTACAACCGCAACAACCACATTGAGGTATGCGGACCTCAG GTTCCTCCAAACTTCCGCTACGTGGTCGAACAGACCCTGCGCGAGTTCTACAAGGCCATCCAAACGGGCAAGGACTCGGAGCAGTCGTGGAAGAAGGCCATCTACAAGGTCATCTCGCGGCTCGACGACCCCGTGCCCGAATACTTCAAGACGCCTAACTTCCTGGAGCAGCTCGAGTAA
- the LOC135944687 gene encoding homeobox protein prospero-like isoform X1 — MMSSEEETECFGLYGEKLLKKAKRTRQRVDAGEPRNSYSSIPNFSSRPSFMSAGGIYGAIFSPQQQQQFGGIFGPHSSPPPANSCAANTSGSSFAPSKMLNELLGRQMKQADGAECLMASAVEDNKLNGNNFDMDQVAGNENMLREILQGRKKEIHALEQELRAASEATFSPTNNNNNDIKSDQQSQQGGADEVGGASAGSPANSPGPAHAAGEEREVSDEEEDEMSDADDGKKNKDSDSYHSDSSNNSKEDCMEAESKEKASSSTSSEMKRARVENIVSSMRASPSLPVQVNGCKKRKLYHPQQHDSARYGAAAVAAAAVDDDAEDDAPPVLKQKRVEKDALKSQLRTMQEQLAEMQQKYAQLCNRMELESDCQDDNSVDLEMPTPTAEPETVKEQCTLVDKGSKAAPTAAPPVVVAPGGGPPFAPQPHSHAAPPPAMQNPAAAAAAAAAAMYLGVGHKMFLEQEAQRLKEAAEHHHHQQQQQHHHHQQQQQQQQQHQQHQQQQLQQQQQQQQAAQQQQQQQQQQQPPMPPPAPHHHPCVPPPPPPHHHAHPSSHQLAVAAAAAAAKNAELHERFPGFFRAGNPPMPADLDGLADMLKSEISASLNLLIDTIVSRYAQQRRFLTGPNKQQAEEQLNKDLLLASQLLDRKSPRTKVIDRGGAAGGNPPPGTLAGPSGSGNGLGCGSIAARVNGTAFPINLVANSLPSSTPSNPSEMMRAPVNTQSSSFQPQKSSAAAMPVSINGVTSSPFPMRPLAGPFDQRVSPSPHQPSAPHHQHHQHQPSELPEQNEAISLVVSTKKKRHKVTDTRITPRTVSRILSQEAPPGTPSSTGATTPVPSGVAAMMDPKYGLVPSTSASTLSSNSPSPRPYHPPPPPMLPVSLPTSVAIPNPSLHESQVFSPYSPFYGQHVSSSPPDRRDAESPLSHPPSMLHPALLAAHGTPDYGRLAAGPNSASQADDRGLDQADSPFDGMQPPLSFSNSRWFPCPTRLTSPVRDSGKKSIRDYLSLLKQDSLGSLSEPFSSTLTPMHLRKAKLMFFWVRYPSSAVLKMYFPDIKFNKNNTAQLVKWFSNFREFYYIQMEKYARQAITEGVKSVDEIHVSLDSEIYRVLNLHYNRNNHIEVCGPQVPPNFRYVVEQTLREFYKAIQTGKDSEQSWKKAIYKVISRLDDPVPEYFKTPNFLEQLE; from the exons ATGATGTCATCTGAGGAGGAGACTGAATGCTTCGGTTTGTACGGTGAAAAACTCCTGAAGAAGGCTAAGCGAACCAGACAGCGTGTTGACGCTGGCGAGCCAAGGAATAGCTACTCGTCGATCCCGAATTTCAGCTCGCGTCCCAGTTTCATGAGTGCCGGCGGAATATACGGCGCTATCTTCagcccgcagcagcagcagcagttcgGCGGCATCTTCGGGCCGCACAGTTCGCCGCCGCCTGCCAACAGTTGCGCTGCCAACACGAGTGGCTCCAGTTTCGCACCTTCCAAAATGCTGAACGAGCTGCTCGGACGGCAGATGAAGCAAGCCGACGGCGCCGAGTGTTTGATGGCCAGTGCGGTGGAAGACAACAAATTGAACGGCAATAATTTCGACATGGATCAAGTGGCAGGTAACGAGAATATGCTGCGCGAAATTCTGCAGGGCCGCAAAAAAGAAATCCATGCCCTGGAGCAGGAACTGCGCGCAGCCTCCGAGGCCACTTTTTCTCccaccaacaacaacaacaacgacATCAAGTCGGACCAGCAATCACAGCAAGGTGGGGCCGACGAGGTGGGTGGCGCCTCGGCAGGAAGCCCGGCCAACTCGCCAGGGCCGGCGCACGCCGCAGGTGAAGAGCGGGAAGTGTCCGACGAGGAGGAGGACGAGATGAGTGACGCCGACGACGGGAAAAAGAATAAGGACTCGGACTCGTATCACTCGGACTCGTCCAACAACTCGAAGGAGGACTGCATGGAGGCCGAGAGCAAAGAAAAGGCGtccagcagcaccagcagtgAAATGAAGCGGGCCCGAGTGGAGAACATTGTGTCGTCGATGCGGGCCTCGCCTTCGCTGCCCGTGCAGGTGAACGGCTGTAAAAAGCGAAAGCTGTACCACCCGCAGCAGCACGACAGCGCGCGCTacggcgccgccgccgtcgccgcggccgccgtcgACGACGACGCCGAGGACGACGCGCCGCCGGTGCTCAAGCAGAAGAGGGTGGAGAAAGACGCCCTCAAGTCGCAACTGCGCACCATGCAGGAGCAGTTGGCCGAAATGCAGCAGAAGTACGCGCAGCTGTGCAACCGCATGGAGCTCGAGTCGGACTGCCAGGACGACAACAGCGTCGACCTGGAAATGCCGACGCCGACGGCCGAACCAGAAACGGTAAAAGAACAATGCACTCTTGTTGATAAGGGCAGTAAGGCGGCGCCCACAGCGGCGCCGCCGGTAGTCGTAGCTCCCGGTGGCGGTCCCCCCTTTGCACCACAGCCGCATTCTCACGCTGCTCCTCCTCCTGCCATGCAGAAtccagccgcagcagccgcagcgGCCGCAGCCGCCATGTACCTGGGCGTCGGGCACAAGATGTTCCTCGAGCAGGAGGCTCAGCGGCTGAAAGAGGCCGCcgagcaccaccaccaccaacagcagcagcagcaccaccatcaccagcagcagcaacaacaacagcagcaacaccAACAGCACCAACAACAGCAgcttcagcagcagcagcagcaacagcaggcggcgcagcaacagcagcagcagcaacaacagcagcagccgccgatGCCGCCCCCGGCGCCGCACCACCACCCGTGCgtgccgcctccaccgccccCGCACCACCATGCCCACCCGTCGTCGCACCAGCTGGCcgtggcggcggccgccgccgcggccaaGAACGCTGAGCTGCACGAGCGCTTCCCGGGCTTCTTCAGGGCCGGCAACCCGCCGATGCCCGCGGACCTGGACGGGCTGGCGGACATGCTCAAGTCGGAGATCAGCGCCTCGCTGAACCTGCTGATCGACACGATCGTGTCGCGGTACGCGCAGCAGCGCCGCTTCCTCACCGGGCCGAACAAGCAGCAGGCCGAGGAGCAACTCAACAAGGACCTGCTGCTGGCGAGCCAGCTGCTCGACCGCAAGTCACCGCGCACCAAGGTAATTGaccgcggcggcgccgccggtGGTAACCCACCCCCGGGCACCCTCGCCGGCCCCTCGGGGTCGGGAAACGGGCTAGGCTGTGGCAGTATCGCAGCGCGAGTAAACGGTACTGCCTTCCCAATCAACCTCGTGGCAAATTCCCTCCCTTCTTCCACCCCTTCTAACCCTAGCGAGATGATGCGAGCCCCAGTAAACACTCAGTCTTCATCCTTCCAGCCGCAGAAAAGCAGTGCAGCAGCCATGCCCGTCTCCATCAACGGAGTCACCTCGTCTCCGTTCCCGATGAGGCCACTCGCGGGCCCCTTCGACCAGCGCGTTTCGCCGTCGCCGCACCAGCCGTCGGCGCCGCACCACCAACACCACCAGCACCAGCCCTCGGAGCTGCCAGAGCAGAACGAGGCCATCAGCCTGGTGGTGAGCACCAAGAAGAAGCGACACAAGGTGACCGACACGCGCATCACGCCGCGCACCGTCTCTCGCATCCTGTCGCAGGAGGCGCCGCCGGGCACGCCGAGCAGCACCGGCGCCACCACGCCGGTGCCCAGCGGCGTCGCCGCCATGATGGACCCCAAGTACGGCCTGGTGCCGTCCACGTCGGCCAGCACCCTCAGCAGCAACAGCCCCTCGCCCAGGCCCTACcacccgccgccgccccccATGCTGCCCGTATCGTTGCCCACCTCGGTGGCCATCCCCAACCCCAGCCTGCACGAGTCGCAGGTCTTTTCGCCCTACAGCCCCTTCTACGGCCAGCACGTATCGTCGTCGCCACCTGACAGACGCGACGCAGAGTCGCCGCTCAGCCACCCGCCCTCGATGCTCCACCCAGCGCTCCTGGCCGCCCACGGCACGCCCGATTACGGCCGCCTGGCCGCCGGGCCCAACTCGGCCTCGCAAGCCGACGACCGCGGCCTCGACCAGGCCGACAGCCCCTTCGACGGAATGCAACCGCCTCTCTCGTTCTCCAACTCGCG TTGGTTCCCGTGTCCTACCAGACTCACCTCGCCGGTTCGAGACTCAGGCAAGAAGTCGATCCGCGACTACCTGAGTCTGCTCAAGCAGGACAGTCTCGGCTCGTTGTCCGAGCCGTTCTCCTCCACCCTCACGCCGATGCACCTGAGAAAGGCAAAGCTCATGTTCTTCTGGGTACGGTACCCCAGCTCGGCAGTGCTAAAGATGTACTTCCCGGACATCAAGTTCAACAAGAACAACACTGCGCAGCTCGTCAAATGGTTCTCCAACTTCAG GGAGTTCTACTACATCCAGATGGAAAAGTATGCCCGCCAGGCCATCACTGAAGGCGTCAAGAGCGTCGACGAGATCCACGTGTCACTCGACTCTGAGATCTACAGGGTTCTCAACCTGCACTACAACCGCAACAACCACATTGAGGTATGCGGACCTCAG GTTCCTCCAAACTTCCGCTACGTGGTCGAACAGACCCTGCGCGAGTTCTACAAGGCCATCCAAACGGGCAAGGACTCGGAGCAGTCGTGGAAGAAGGCCATCTACAAGGTCATCTCGCGGCTCGACGACCCCGTGCCCGAATACTTCAAGACGCCTAACTTCCTGGAGCAGCTCGAGTAA